One window of Marmota flaviventris isolate mMarFla1 chromosome 5, mMarFla1.hap1, whole genome shotgun sequence genomic DNA carries:
- the LOC114080285 gene encoding LOW QUALITY PROTEIN: zinc finger protein 709-like (The sequence of the model RefSeq protein was modified relative to this genomic sequence to represent the inferred CDS: substituted 2 bases at 2 genomic stop codons) — MHTLNGPYECLTCGREFSCSRCFQKCQQSHTGKQPSGCEQHGKAFTCSSSFQKHERTHNAENPHQCEQCGKAFATSCLLHSHEQNHTEKKPYECKQCSKAFCTSSSLRRHNLIHTGEKPYECKQCGKAFTSSFKLHLHKXTHTGEKPYECKQCGKAFASSSNLRSHERTHTGEKPYECKQCAKAFTTSSSLQKHNLIHTGEKPYECKQCGKAFARSSHLHSHEGTHVRKKLRECKQCGKAFASSSRLRLHEQIHTGKKPYECKXCAKAFTTSSSLQQHNLIHTGEKPYECKQCGKAFPWSSYLQKHERTHTREKPYVCKQCGKAFSWSSSFQIHKKTHSGEKPYECKQCGKAFASSNLLHSHEHTHSGRKPYECKKCGKTFPQSSSLQRHNQIHTGEKPYECKQCGKAFSWSSSLQRHKQTNSGEKPYECKKKVEKASVLPLTFKYINEFILMRSPMSVNNMAKPLLHPVTSCPMKILILERNPMYVNIVKPLVVPLIFICLNRLTLERRSMNVNNVLNFHFFSFFFFSNT, encoded by the coding sequence ATGCACACTCTCAATGGGCCTTATGAATGTTTGACATGTGGAAGAGAGTTCAGTTGTTCCAGGTGTTTTCAAAAGTGTCAACAATCTCATACTGGCAAGCAGCCATCTGGATGTGAACAACATGGAAAAGCCTTCACTTGCTCCAGTTCCtttcaaaaacatgaaagaaCCCATAATGCAGAGAATCCTCATCAGTgtgaacaatgtggaaaagcctttgctacTTCCTGTCTTCTTCACTCACATGAACAAAATCATACAGAAAagaagccctatgagtgtaaACAATGTAGTAAAGCCTTCTGTACTTCCTCTTCCCTTCGAAGACATAATctaattcatactggagagaagccctatgaatgtaaacaatgtggaaaagccttcactaGTTCCTTTAAACTTCATTTACATAAATGAACTCATACAGGggaaaagccctatgaatgtaagcagtgtgggaaagcctttgctTCATCCAGTAACCTTCGCTCacatgaacgaactcatactggagagaagccctatgagtgtaaACAATGTGCAAAAGCCTTCACTACTTCCTCTTCCCTTCAAAAACATAATctaattcacactggagagaagccctatgaatgtaaacaatgtggaaaagcctttgctagatccagtcaccttcactcacatgaagGAACTCATGTAAGAAAGAAGCTCcgtgaatgtaaacaatgtggaaaagcctttgcttCATCCAGTCGCCTTCGCTTACATGAACAAATTCATACAGGAAAGAAGCCCTACGAATGTAAGTAGTGTGCAAAAGCCTTCACTACTTCCTCTTCCCTTCAACAACATAATctaattcatactggagagaagccctatgaatgtaaacagtgtgggaaagccttcccCTGGTCCTCTTACCTTCAAAAacatgaacgaactcatactagagagaagccctatgtatgtaagcagtgtgggaaagccttctcCTGGTCCTCTTCctttcaaatacataaaaaaactcattctggagagaagccctatgaatgtaaacaatgtggaaaagcttttgctTCATCCAATCTTCTTCATTCACATGAACACACTCATTCAGGAaggaagccctatgaatgtaaaaaatgtgggaaaacctTCCCCCAGTCCTCTTCCCTTCAGAGACATAATcaaattcacactggagaaaaaccctatgaatgtaaacaatgtgggaaagccttctcCTGGTCCTCTTCCCTTCAAAGACATAAACAAACTAAttctggagagaagccttatgaatgtaaaaaaaaggtagaaaaggcttctgtacttcctcttaccttcaaatacataaatgaattcatACTGATGAGAAGCCCGATGAGTGTAAACAATATGGCAAAGCCTTTGCTTCATCCTGTAACTTCCTGTCCCATGAAAAttctcatactggagagaaaccccaTGTACGTAAATATTGTGAAACCTTTAGTTGTTCCACTTATCTTCATATGCCTGAACAGACTCACACTTGAAAGAAGGTCTATGAATGTAAATAATgtattgaattttcattttttttcttttttctttttttcaaatacatga